The Toxotes jaculatrix isolate fToxJac2 chromosome 14, fToxJac2.pri, whole genome shotgun sequence genome window below encodes:
- the dtna gene encoding dystrobrevin alpha isoform X1: MVLYERMIEDCGRSGDNMADRRQLFVEMRAQDLDSIRLSTYRTACKLRFVQKKCNLHLVDIWNVIEAFRENGLNTMDLNAELSVARLEVVLSTIFYQLNKRMPTTHQINVEQSISLLLNFLLAAYDPEGRGKISVFVMKMALATICGGKILDKLRYIFSLISDSAGILVYSQFDQFLREVLKLPMAVFEGPSFGYTEQAARTCFSQQKKVSLNTFLDTLMSDPPPQCLVWLPLMHRLANVENVFHPVECSYCHTESMMGFRYRCQQCHNYQLCQDCFWRGHASGSHSNQHQMKEYTSWKSPAKKLSHALSKSLSCASSREPLHPMFLEMPEKPLNLAHIVDTWPPRPVNITNDYSLSHSMPTSGNPYSTKNKNNDVEQRKPLTGAAPHLLKGRGLNYNLDVADRLADEHVLIGLYVKLLQNNPRTCLLESSNHQDEEHSLIARYAARLAADAAQAQQQRVPTDLPCSLDANKQQRQLIAELESKNREILQEIQRLRLQHEEASQPPPDKGQQNPTLLAELRHLRQRKDELEQRMSTLQESRRELMVQLEQLMMLLKLEEERKQATQGPGSPRSSPSHTISRPIPTPIHSDSAGTTPTHTPQDSLMGVGGDVQEAFAQGPRRNLRNDLLIAADSITNTMSSLVKELNSEGGSETESTVDSDFGRGDLLATTSSDPFITYKPRSSSAAEQESFENDLEQQLEDELKLEELLKHRQEPDKPCMVTLQQ; this comes from the exons AATGATTGAAGACTGCGGGCGGAGCGGTGACAACATGGCAGATAGAAGGCAACTGTTTGTCGAGATGA GGGCTCAAGACTTGGATTCCATACGACTGTCAACTTACAGAACAGCCTGCAAACTCAGATTTGTGCAGAAGAAATGCAATT TGCATTTGGTTGATATTTGGAATGTCATTGAGGCTTTTCGAGAGAACGGCCTCAACACCATGGACCTCAACGCTGAGCTTTCTGTGGCTCGTCTAGAAGTGGTACTGTCTACCATTTTTTACCAGCTGAACAAACGCATGCCCACCACCCACCAGATCAACGTGGAGCAGTCCATCAGCCTGCTGCTCAACTTCCTGCTGGCAGCCTATGACCC GGAGGGCCGTGGCAAGATATCTGTCTTTGTTATGAAGATGGCCCTAGCAACCATCTGTGGTGGGAAAATTCTGGATAAATTAAGAT ATATTTTTTCACTGATATCAGATTCCGCTGGAATATTGGTGTACTCACAGTTTGACCAATTTCTGAGGGAGGTTCTCAAATTACCTATGGCAGTTTTCGAGGGACCTTCTTTTGGTTACACAGAACAAGCGGCAAGAACCTGCTTTTCACAGCAG AAAAAGGTCTCCCTCAACACATTCCTCGATACGTTGATGTCAGACCCGCCCCCTCAGTGTCTGGTGTGGTTACCGCTCATGCATCGGCTCGCCAACGTGGAGAACG tCTTTCACCCGGTCGAGTGCTCCTACTGCCATACTGAGAGTATGATGGGCTTCCGCTACCGCTGCCAGCAATGTCATAATTACCAGCTCTGTCAGGACTGCTTCTGGAGGGGGCATGCCAGCGGTTCCCATAGCAACCAGCACCAAATGAAGGAGTATACGTCATGG AAATCCCCTGCTAAGAAGCTATCCCATGCACTCAGTAAGTCACTGAGCTGTGCATCCAGCAGAGAGCCTCTTCACCCCATGTTTCTTGAAATGCCAGAGAAACCTCTCAACCTAGCTCATATTGT AGACACGTG GCCGCCAAGACCGGTGAACATCACCAACGActactcactctctcactccatGCCTACATCAGGGAACCCTTACTCCACCAAAAA CAAGAATAATGATGTTGAGCAAAGAAAGCCCTTGACTGGGGCTGCTCCACATCTGTTGAAAGGGAGAGG GTTGAACTACAACCTCGATGTTGCCGATAGACTTGCTGACGAACATGTTCTCATTGGCCTCTATGTGAAACTGCTCCAAAACAACCCCAGAACATG TTTGCTGGAGAGCAGTAACCATCAAGATGAAGAGCACAGTCTCATTGCCCGCTATGCTGCTAGACTGGCTGCTGATGCTGCG CAGGCTCAACAGCAGAGGGTCCCCACAGACCTCCCCTGCTCTCTGGATgccaacaaacagcagaggcagCTTATTGCTGAGCTCGAGAGCAAAAACAG AGAAATCCTGCAGGAAATCCAGCGGCTGCGCCTTCAGCACGAGGAGGCCTCCCAGCCTCCTCCTGACAAGGGTCAGCAGAACCCCACTCTGCTGGCTGAGCTACGACATCTCAG GCAACGCAAAGATGAGCTTGAACAAAGAATGTCTACTCTGCAGGAGAGTCGCAGGGAACTCATggtgcagctggagcagctaATGATGCTTCTCAAG CTGGAAGAAGAACGGAAACAAGCC ACTCAGGGTCCCGGCTCTCCACGCTCTTCCCCCAGCCACACCATCAGCCGGCCAATACCCACACCAATCCACTCGGACTCTGCCGGCACGACCCCGACTCACACACCTCAGGACTCACTCATGGGCGTGGGAGGGGATGTTCAGGAGGCCTTCGCTCAGG GTCCAAGGAGAAATTTGAGAAATGACCTGCTCATTGCTGCTGACTCCATCACCAACACAATGTCGTCACTGGTTAAGGAGCTGAATTCAg aaGGTGGAAGTGAGACTGAGAGCACTGTGGATTCAGACTTTGGACGTGGTGACCTGTTGGCCACAACTTCTTCAGATCCCTTCATCACCTATAAACCAAG GAGCTCCAGCGCTGCAGAGCAGGAGAGCTTTGAGAACGATCTGGAGCAGCAGTTGGAGGACGAGCTCAAGTTGGAGGAGCTACTGAAGCACAGGCAGGAACCAGACAAACCATGCATG GTGACTCTGCAGCAGTGA
- the dtna gene encoding dystrobrevin alpha isoform X5 translates to MVLYERMIEDCGRSGDNMADRRQLFVEMRAQDLDSIRLSTYRTACKLRFVQKKCNLHLVDIWNVIEAFRENGLNTMDLNAELSVARLEVVLSTIFYQLNKRMPTTHQINVEQSISLLLNFLLAAYDPEGRGKISVFVMKMALATICGGKILDKLRYIFSLISDSAGILVYSQFDQFLREVLKLPMAVFEGPSFGYTEQAARTCFSQQKKVSLNTFLDTLMSDPPPQCLVWLPLMHRLANVENVFHPVECSYCHTESMMGFRYRCQQCHNYQLCQDCFWRGHASGSHSNQHQMKEYTSWKSPAKKLSHALSKSLSCASSREPLHPMFLEMPEKPLNLAHIVDTWPPRPVNITNDYSLSHSMPTSGNPYSTKNKNNDVEQRKPLTGAAPHLLKGRGLNYNLDVADRLADEHVLIGLYVKLLQNNPRTCLLESSNHQDEEHSLIARYAARLAADAAQAQQQRVPTDLPCSLDANKQQRQLIAELESKNREILQEIQRLRLQHEEASQPPPDKGQQNPTLLAELRHLRQRKDELEQRMSTLQESRRELMVQLEQLMMLLKTQGPGSPRSSPSHTISRPIPTPIHSDSAGTTPTHTPQDSLMGVGGDVQEAFAQGPRRNLRNDLLIAADSITNTMSSLVKELNSEGGSETESTVDSDFGRGDLLATTSSDPFITYKPRSSSAAEQESFENDLEQQLEDELKLEELLKHRQEPDKPCMVTLQQ, encoded by the exons AATGATTGAAGACTGCGGGCGGAGCGGTGACAACATGGCAGATAGAAGGCAACTGTTTGTCGAGATGA GGGCTCAAGACTTGGATTCCATACGACTGTCAACTTACAGAACAGCCTGCAAACTCAGATTTGTGCAGAAGAAATGCAATT TGCATTTGGTTGATATTTGGAATGTCATTGAGGCTTTTCGAGAGAACGGCCTCAACACCATGGACCTCAACGCTGAGCTTTCTGTGGCTCGTCTAGAAGTGGTACTGTCTACCATTTTTTACCAGCTGAACAAACGCATGCCCACCACCCACCAGATCAACGTGGAGCAGTCCATCAGCCTGCTGCTCAACTTCCTGCTGGCAGCCTATGACCC GGAGGGCCGTGGCAAGATATCTGTCTTTGTTATGAAGATGGCCCTAGCAACCATCTGTGGTGGGAAAATTCTGGATAAATTAAGAT ATATTTTTTCACTGATATCAGATTCCGCTGGAATATTGGTGTACTCACAGTTTGACCAATTTCTGAGGGAGGTTCTCAAATTACCTATGGCAGTTTTCGAGGGACCTTCTTTTGGTTACACAGAACAAGCGGCAAGAACCTGCTTTTCACAGCAG AAAAAGGTCTCCCTCAACACATTCCTCGATACGTTGATGTCAGACCCGCCCCCTCAGTGTCTGGTGTGGTTACCGCTCATGCATCGGCTCGCCAACGTGGAGAACG tCTTTCACCCGGTCGAGTGCTCCTACTGCCATACTGAGAGTATGATGGGCTTCCGCTACCGCTGCCAGCAATGTCATAATTACCAGCTCTGTCAGGACTGCTTCTGGAGGGGGCATGCCAGCGGTTCCCATAGCAACCAGCACCAAATGAAGGAGTATACGTCATGG AAATCCCCTGCTAAGAAGCTATCCCATGCACTCAGTAAGTCACTGAGCTGTGCATCCAGCAGAGAGCCTCTTCACCCCATGTTTCTTGAAATGCCAGAGAAACCTCTCAACCTAGCTCATATTGT AGACACGTG GCCGCCAAGACCGGTGAACATCACCAACGActactcactctctcactccatGCCTACATCAGGGAACCCTTACTCCACCAAAAA CAAGAATAATGATGTTGAGCAAAGAAAGCCCTTGACTGGGGCTGCTCCACATCTGTTGAAAGGGAGAGG GTTGAACTACAACCTCGATGTTGCCGATAGACTTGCTGACGAACATGTTCTCATTGGCCTCTATGTGAAACTGCTCCAAAACAACCCCAGAACATG TTTGCTGGAGAGCAGTAACCATCAAGATGAAGAGCACAGTCTCATTGCCCGCTATGCTGCTAGACTGGCTGCTGATGCTGCG CAGGCTCAACAGCAGAGGGTCCCCACAGACCTCCCCTGCTCTCTGGATgccaacaaacagcagaggcagCTTATTGCTGAGCTCGAGAGCAAAAACAG AGAAATCCTGCAGGAAATCCAGCGGCTGCGCCTTCAGCACGAGGAGGCCTCCCAGCCTCCTCCTGACAAGGGTCAGCAGAACCCCACTCTGCTGGCTGAGCTACGACATCTCAG GCAACGCAAAGATGAGCTTGAACAAAGAATGTCTACTCTGCAGGAGAGTCGCAGGGAACTCATggtgcagctggagcagctaATGATGCTTCTCAAG ACTCAGGGTCCCGGCTCTCCACGCTCTTCCCCCAGCCACACCATCAGCCGGCCAATACCCACACCAATCCACTCGGACTCTGCCGGCACGACCCCGACTCACACACCTCAGGACTCACTCATGGGCGTGGGAGGGGATGTTCAGGAGGCCTTCGCTCAGG GTCCAAGGAGAAATTTGAGAAATGACCTGCTCATTGCTGCTGACTCCATCACCAACACAATGTCGTCACTGGTTAAGGAGCTGAATTCAg aaGGTGGAAGTGAGACTGAGAGCACTGTGGATTCAGACTTTGGACGTGGTGACCTGTTGGCCACAACTTCTTCAGATCCCTTCATCACCTATAAACCAAG GAGCTCCAGCGCTGCAGAGCAGGAGAGCTTTGAGAACGATCTGGAGCAGCAGTTGGAGGACGAGCTCAAGTTGGAGGAGCTACTGAAGCACAGGCAGGAACCAGACAAACCATGCATG GTGACTCTGCAGCAGTGA
- the dtna gene encoding dystrobrevin alpha isoform X8, translated as MVLYERMIEDCGRSGDNMADRRQLFVEMRAQDLDSIRLSTYRTACKLRFVQKKCNLHLVDIWNVIEAFRENGLNTMDLNAELSVARLEVVLSTIFYQLNKRMPTTHQINVEQSISLLLNFLLAAYDPEGRGKISVFVMKMALATICGGKILDKLRYIFSLISDSAGILVYSQFDQFLREVLKLPMAVFEGPSFGYTEQAARTCFSQQKKVSLNTFLDTLMSDPPPQCLVWLPLMHRLANVENVFHPVECSYCHTESMMGFRYRCQQCHNYQLCQDCFWRGHASGSHSNQHQMKEYTSWKSPAKKLSHALSKSLSCASSREPLHPMFLEMPEKPLNLAHIVDTWPPRPVNITNDYSLSHSMPTSGNPYSTKKLNYNLDVADRLADEHVLIGLYVKLLQNNPRTCLLESSNHQDEEHSLIARYAARLAADAAQAQQQRVPTDLPCSLDANKQQRQLIAELESKNREILQEIQRLRLQHEEASQPPPDKGQQNPTLLAELRHLRQRKDELEQRMSTLQESRRELMVQLEQLMMLLKLEEERKQATQGPGSPRSSPSHTISRPIPTPIHSDSAGTTPTHTPQDSLMGVGGDVQEAFAQGPRRNLRNDLLIAADSITNTMSSLVKELNSEGGSETESTVDSDFGRGDLLATTSSDPFITYKPRSSSAAEQESFENDLEQQLEDELKLEELLKHRQEPDKPCMVTLQQ; from the exons AATGATTGAAGACTGCGGGCGGAGCGGTGACAACATGGCAGATAGAAGGCAACTGTTTGTCGAGATGA GGGCTCAAGACTTGGATTCCATACGACTGTCAACTTACAGAACAGCCTGCAAACTCAGATTTGTGCAGAAGAAATGCAATT TGCATTTGGTTGATATTTGGAATGTCATTGAGGCTTTTCGAGAGAACGGCCTCAACACCATGGACCTCAACGCTGAGCTTTCTGTGGCTCGTCTAGAAGTGGTACTGTCTACCATTTTTTACCAGCTGAACAAACGCATGCCCACCACCCACCAGATCAACGTGGAGCAGTCCATCAGCCTGCTGCTCAACTTCCTGCTGGCAGCCTATGACCC GGAGGGCCGTGGCAAGATATCTGTCTTTGTTATGAAGATGGCCCTAGCAACCATCTGTGGTGGGAAAATTCTGGATAAATTAAGAT ATATTTTTTCACTGATATCAGATTCCGCTGGAATATTGGTGTACTCACAGTTTGACCAATTTCTGAGGGAGGTTCTCAAATTACCTATGGCAGTTTTCGAGGGACCTTCTTTTGGTTACACAGAACAAGCGGCAAGAACCTGCTTTTCACAGCAG AAAAAGGTCTCCCTCAACACATTCCTCGATACGTTGATGTCAGACCCGCCCCCTCAGTGTCTGGTGTGGTTACCGCTCATGCATCGGCTCGCCAACGTGGAGAACG tCTTTCACCCGGTCGAGTGCTCCTACTGCCATACTGAGAGTATGATGGGCTTCCGCTACCGCTGCCAGCAATGTCATAATTACCAGCTCTGTCAGGACTGCTTCTGGAGGGGGCATGCCAGCGGTTCCCATAGCAACCAGCACCAAATGAAGGAGTATACGTCATGG AAATCCCCTGCTAAGAAGCTATCCCATGCACTCAGTAAGTCACTGAGCTGTGCATCCAGCAGAGAGCCTCTTCACCCCATGTTTCTTGAAATGCCAGAGAAACCTCTCAACCTAGCTCATATTGT AGACACGTG GCCGCCAAGACCGGTGAACATCACCAACGActactcactctctcactccatGCCTACATCAGGGAACCCTTACTCCACCAAAAA GTTGAACTACAACCTCGATGTTGCCGATAGACTTGCTGACGAACATGTTCTCATTGGCCTCTATGTGAAACTGCTCCAAAACAACCCCAGAACATG TTTGCTGGAGAGCAGTAACCATCAAGATGAAGAGCACAGTCTCATTGCCCGCTATGCTGCTAGACTGGCTGCTGATGCTGCG CAGGCTCAACAGCAGAGGGTCCCCACAGACCTCCCCTGCTCTCTGGATgccaacaaacagcagaggcagCTTATTGCTGAGCTCGAGAGCAAAAACAG AGAAATCCTGCAGGAAATCCAGCGGCTGCGCCTTCAGCACGAGGAGGCCTCCCAGCCTCCTCCTGACAAGGGTCAGCAGAACCCCACTCTGCTGGCTGAGCTACGACATCTCAG GCAACGCAAAGATGAGCTTGAACAAAGAATGTCTACTCTGCAGGAGAGTCGCAGGGAACTCATggtgcagctggagcagctaATGATGCTTCTCAAG CTGGAAGAAGAACGGAAACAAGCC ACTCAGGGTCCCGGCTCTCCACGCTCTTCCCCCAGCCACACCATCAGCCGGCCAATACCCACACCAATCCACTCGGACTCTGCCGGCACGACCCCGACTCACACACCTCAGGACTCACTCATGGGCGTGGGAGGGGATGTTCAGGAGGCCTTCGCTCAGG GTCCAAGGAGAAATTTGAGAAATGACCTGCTCATTGCTGCTGACTCCATCACCAACACAATGTCGTCACTGGTTAAGGAGCTGAATTCAg aaGGTGGAAGTGAGACTGAGAGCACTGTGGATTCAGACTTTGGACGTGGTGACCTGTTGGCCACAACTTCTTCAGATCCCTTCATCACCTATAAACCAAG GAGCTCCAGCGCTGCAGAGCAGGAGAGCTTTGAGAACGATCTGGAGCAGCAGTTGGAGGACGAGCTCAAGTTGGAGGAGCTACTGAAGCACAGGCAGGAACCAGACAAACCATGCATG GTGACTCTGCAGCAGTGA
- the dtna gene encoding dystrobrevin alpha isoform X10, with translation MVLYERMIEDCGRSGDNMADRRQLFVEMRAQDLDSIRLSTYRTACKLRFVQKKCNLHLVDIWNVIEAFRENGLNTMDLNAELSVARLEVVLSTIFYQLNKRMPTTHQINVEQSISLLLNFLLAAYDPEGRGKISVFVMKMALATICGGKILDKLRYIFSLISDSAGILVYSQFDQFLREVLKLPMAVFEGPSFGYTEQAARTCFSQQKKVSLNTFLDTLMSDPPPQCLVWLPLMHRLANVENVFHPVECSYCHTESMMGFRYRCQQCHNYQLCQDCFWRGHASGSHSNQHQMKEYTSWKSPAKKLSHALSKSLSCASSREPLHPMFLEMPEKPLNLAHIVDTWPPRPVNITNDYSLSHSMPTSGNPYSTKNLLESSNHQDEEHSLIARYAARLAADAAQAQQQRVPTDLPCSLDANKQQRQLIAELESKNREILQEIQRLRLQHEEASQPPPDKGQQNPTLLAELRHLRQRKDELEQRMSTLQESRRELMVQLEQLMMLLKLEEERKQATQGPGSPRSSPSHTISRPIPTPIHSDSAGTTPTHTPQDSLMGVGGDVQEAFAQGPRRNLRNDLLIAADSITNTMSSLVKELNSEGGSETESTVDSDFGRGDLLATTSSDPFITYKPRSSSAAEQESFENDLEQQLEDELKLEELLKHRQEPDKPCMVTLQQ, from the exons AATGATTGAAGACTGCGGGCGGAGCGGTGACAACATGGCAGATAGAAGGCAACTGTTTGTCGAGATGA GGGCTCAAGACTTGGATTCCATACGACTGTCAACTTACAGAACAGCCTGCAAACTCAGATTTGTGCAGAAGAAATGCAATT TGCATTTGGTTGATATTTGGAATGTCATTGAGGCTTTTCGAGAGAACGGCCTCAACACCATGGACCTCAACGCTGAGCTTTCTGTGGCTCGTCTAGAAGTGGTACTGTCTACCATTTTTTACCAGCTGAACAAACGCATGCCCACCACCCACCAGATCAACGTGGAGCAGTCCATCAGCCTGCTGCTCAACTTCCTGCTGGCAGCCTATGACCC GGAGGGCCGTGGCAAGATATCTGTCTTTGTTATGAAGATGGCCCTAGCAACCATCTGTGGTGGGAAAATTCTGGATAAATTAAGAT ATATTTTTTCACTGATATCAGATTCCGCTGGAATATTGGTGTACTCACAGTTTGACCAATTTCTGAGGGAGGTTCTCAAATTACCTATGGCAGTTTTCGAGGGACCTTCTTTTGGTTACACAGAACAAGCGGCAAGAACCTGCTTTTCACAGCAG AAAAAGGTCTCCCTCAACACATTCCTCGATACGTTGATGTCAGACCCGCCCCCTCAGTGTCTGGTGTGGTTACCGCTCATGCATCGGCTCGCCAACGTGGAGAACG tCTTTCACCCGGTCGAGTGCTCCTACTGCCATACTGAGAGTATGATGGGCTTCCGCTACCGCTGCCAGCAATGTCATAATTACCAGCTCTGTCAGGACTGCTTCTGGAGGGGGCATGCCAGCGGTTCCCATAGCAACCAGCACCAAATGAAGGAGTATACGTCATGG AAATCCCCTGCTAAGAAGCTATCCCATGCACTCAGTAAGTCACTGAGCTGTGCATCCAGCAGAGAGCCTCTTCACCCCATGTTTCTTGAAATGCCAGAGAAACCTCTCAACCTAGCTCATATTGT AGACACGTG GCCGCCAAGACCGGTGAACATCACCAACGActactcactctctcactccatGCCTACATCAGGGAACCCTTACTCCACCAAAAA TTTGCTGGAGAGCAGTAACCATCAAGATGAAGAGCACAGTCTCATTGCCCGCTATGCTGCTAGACTGGCTGCTGATGCTGCG CAGGCTCAACAGCAGAGGGTCCCCACAGACCTCCCCTGCTCTCTGGATgccaacaaacagcagaggcagCTTATTGCTGAGCTCGAGAGCAAAAACAG AGAAATCCTGCAGGAAATCCAGCGGCTGCGCCTTCAGCACGAGGAGGCCTCCCAGCCTCCTCCTGACAAGGGTCAGCAGAACCCCACTCTGCTGGCTGAGCTACGACATCTCAG GCAACGCAAAGATGAGCTTGAACAAAGAATGTCTACTCTGCAGGAGAGTCGCAGGGAACTCATggtgcagctggagcagctaATGATGCTTCTCAAG CTGGAAGAAGAACGGAAACAAGCC ACTCAGGGTCCCGGCTCTCCACGCTCTTCCCCCAGCCACACCATCAGCCGGCCAATACCCACACCAATCCACTCGGACTCTGCCGGCACGACCCCGACTCACACACCTCAGGACTCACTCATGGGCGTGGGAGGGGATGTTCAGGAGGCCTTCGCTCAGG GTCCAAGGAGAAATTTGAGAAATGACCTGCTCATTGCTGCTGACTCCATCACCAACACAATGTCGTCACTGGTTAAGGAGCTGAATTCAg aaGGTGGAAGTGAGACTGAGAGCACTGTGGATTCAGACTTTGGACGTGGTGACCTGTTGGCCACAACTTCTTCAGATCCCTTCATCACCTATAAACCAAG GAGCTCCAGCGCTGCAGAGCAGGAGAGCTTTGAGAACGATCTGGAGCAGCAGTTGGAGGACGAGCTCAAGTTGGAGGAGCTACTGAAGCACAGGCAGGAACCAGACAAACCATGCATG GTGACTCTGCAGCAGTGA
- the dtna gene encoding dystrobrevin alpha isoform X15 — MVLYERMIEDCGRSGDNMADRRQLFVEMRAQDLDSIRLSTYRTACKLRFVQKKCNLHLVDIWNVIEAFRENGLNTMDLNAELSVARLEVVLSTIFYQLNKRMPTTHQINVEQSISLLLNFLLAAYDPEGRGKISVFVMKMALATICGGKILDKLRYIFSLISDSAGILVYSQFDQFLREVLKLPMAVFEGPSFGYTEQAARTCFSQQKKVSLNTFLDTLMSDPPPQCLVWLPLMHRLANVENVFHPVECSYCHTESMMGFRYRCQQCHNYQLCQDCFWRGHASGSHSNQHQMKEYTSWKSPAKKLSHALSKSLSCASSREPLHPMFLEMPEKPLNLAHIVPPRPVNITNDYSLSHSMPTSGNPYSTKNKNNDVEQRKPLTGAAPHLLKGRGLNYNLDVADRLADEHVLIGLYVKLLQNNPRTCLLESSNHQDEEHSLIARYAARLAADAAQAQQQRVPTDLPCSLDANKQQRQLIAELESKNREILQEIQRLRLQHEEASQPPPDKGQQNPTLLAELRHLRQRKDELEQRMSTLQESRRELMVQLEQLMMLLKTQGPGSPRSSPSHTISRPIPTPIHSDSAGTTPTHTPQDSLMGVGGDVQEAFAQGPRRNLRNDLLIAADSITNTMSSLVKELNSEGGSETESTVDSDFGRGDLLATTSSDPFITYKPRSSSAAEQESFENDLEQQLEDELKLEELLKHRQEPDKPCMVTLQQ, encoded by the exons AATGATTGAAGACTGCGGGCGGAGCGGTGACAACATGGCAGATAGAAGGCAACTGTTTGTCGAGATGA GGGCTCAAGACTTGGATTCCATACGACTGTCAACTTACAGAACAGCCTGCAAACTCAGATTTGTGCAGAAGAAATGCAATT TGCATTTGGTTGATATTTGGAATGTCATTGAGGCTTTTCGAGAGAACGGCCTCAACACCATGGACCTCAACGCTGAGCTTTCTGTGGCTCGTCTAGAAGTGGTACTGTCTACCATTTTTTACCAGCTGAACAAACGCATGCCCACCACCCACCAGATCAACGTGGAGCAGTCCATCAGCCTGCTGCTCAACTTCCTGCTGGCAGCCTATGACCC GGAGGGCCGTGGCAAGATATCTGTCTTTGTTATGAAGATGGCCCTAGCAACCATCTGTGGTGGGAAAATTCTGGATAAATTAAGAT ATATTTTTTCACTGATATCAGATTCCGCTGGAATATTGGTGTACTCACAGTTTGACCAATTTCTGAGGGAGGTTCTCAAATTACCTATGGCAGTTTTCGAGGGACCTTCTTTTGGTTACACAGAACAAGCGGCAAGAACCTGCTTTTCACAGCAG AAAAAGGTCTCCCTCAACACATTCCTCGATACGTTGATGTCAGACCCGCCCCCTCAGTGTCTGGTGTGGTTACCGCTCATGCATCGGCTCGCCAACGTGGAGAACG tCTTTCACCCGGTCGAGTGCTCCTACTGCCATACTGAGAGTATGATGGGCTTCCGCTACCGCTGCCAGCAATGTCATAATTACCAGCTCTGTCAGGACTGCTTCTGGAGGGGGCATGCCAGCGGTTCCCATAGCAACCAGCACCAAATGAAGGAGTATACGTCATGG AAATCCCCTGCTAAGAAGCTATCCCATGCACTCAGTAAGTCACTGAGCTGTGCATCCAGCAGAGAGCCTCTTCACCCCATGTTTCTTGAAATGCCAGAGAAACCTCTCAACCTAGCTCATATTGT GCCGCCAAGACCGGTGAACATCACCAACGActactcactctctcactccatGCCTACATCAGGGAACCCTTACTCCACCAAAAA CAAGAATAATGATGTTGAGCAAAGAAAGCCCTTGACTGGGGCTGCTCCACATCTGTTGAAAGGGAGAGG GTTGAACTACAACCTCGATGTTGCCGATAGACTTGCTGACGAACATGTTCTCATTGGCCTCTATGTGAAACTGCTCCAAAACAACCCCAGAACATG TTTGCTGGAGAGCAGTAACCATCAAGATGAAGAGCACAGTCTCATTGCCCGCTATGCTGCTAGACTGGCTGCTGATGCTGCG CAGGCTCAACAGCAGAGGGTCCCCACAGACCTCCCCTGCTCTCTGGATgccaacaaacagcagaggcagCTTATTGCTGAGCTCGAGAGCAAAAACAG AGAAATCCTGCAGGAAATCCAGCGGCTGCGCCTTCAGCACGAGGAGGCCTCCCAGCCTCCTCCTGACAAGGGTCAGCAGAACCCCACTCTGCTGGCTGAGCTACGACATCTCAG GCAACGCAAAGATGAGCTTGAACAAAGAATGTCTACTCTGCAGGAGAGTCGCAGGGAACTCATggtgcagctggagcagctaATGATGCTTCTCAAG ACTCAGGGTCCCGGCTCTCCACGCTCTTCCCCCAGCCACACCATCAGCCGGCCAATACCCACACCAATCCACTCGGACTCTGCCGGCACGACCCCGACTCACACACCTCAGGACTCACTCATGGGCGTGGGAGGGGATGTTCAGGAGGCCTTCGCTCAGG GTCCAAGGAGAAATTTGAGAAATGACCTGCTCATTGCTGCTGACTCCATCACCAACACAATGTCGTCACTGGTTAAGGAGCTGAATTCAg aaGGTGGAAGTGAGACTGAGAGCACTGTGGATTCAGACTTTGGACGTGGTGACCTGTTGGCCACAACTTCTTCAGATCCCTTCATCACCTATAAACCAAG GAGCTCCAGCGCTGCAGAGCAGGAGAGCTTTGAGAACGATCTGGAGCAGCAGTTGGAGGACGAGCTCAAGTTGGAGGAGCTACTGAAGCACAGGCAGGAACCAGACAAACCATGCATG GTGACTCTGCAGCAGTGA